One genomic region from Salinicola endophyticus encodes:
- a CDS encoding TetR/AcrR family transcriptional regulator: protein MDTRSHLKQIALTRFARHGYEGVSLAQIATDAGIKKPSIYNHFESKAALFLELANDAENTILALVTESLASQRQAPFEQRLRHLVECCCTISYREHQGVFYKRFLLFPPQELGAEARALSARAEQRLDQRLGEIFSAGQADAALDPTLDEAAFIAAFYCLVDGLLSETFMYDKAALARRFESIWQVFWRGVRAG, encoded by the coding sequence TTGGACACCCGCAGCCATCTCAAGCAGATCGCCCTGACGCGCTTCGCCCGCCACGGCTACGAGGGCGTCAGCCTGGCCCAGATCGCCACCGACGCGGGGATCAAGAAGCCCTCGATCTACAACCACTTCGAGAGCAAGGCCGCGCTCTTTCTCGAACTCGCCAACGACGCCGAGAACACCATCCTGGCGCTGGTGACGGAGAGCCTGGCCAGCCAGCGCCAGGCGCCCTTCGAGCAGCGCCTGCGCCATCTGGTGGAGTGCTGCTGCACCATCTCCTACCGTGAGCACCAGGGGGTGTTCTACAAACGCTTCTTGCTGTTTCCGCCCCAGGAACTCGGTGCCGAGGCGCGCGCGCTCAGTGCCCGCGCCGAGCAGCGTCTCGACCAGCGTCTGGGCGAGATCTTCAGCGCCGGCCAGGCGGACGCCGCCCTCGACCCGACGCTGGACGAGGCGGCCTTCATCGCCGCCTTCTACTGCCTGGTGGATGGGCTGCTGTCGGAGACTTTCATGTACGACAAGGCCGCGCTGGCGCGGCGCTTCGAGAGCATATGGCAGGTCTTCTGGCGCGGCGTGCGCGCGGGCTGA
- a CDS encoding SMR family transporter, giving the protein MSRTHRTPLFRLRARWGLLPLAGVAEVGWASGLKHADSALAWGLTVGLAVVSLWLASRAVRYLPASTVYTVFVGMGAAGTVIADWLLFGVAFQWPVLGFLVLLMVGVIGLQQVSA; this is encoded by the coding sequence ATGAGCCGAACACATCGAACTCCACTTTTCCGTCTGCGCGCCCGCTGGGGGCTTCTGCCGCTAGCCGGTGTCGCCGAGGTGGGCTGGGCCAGCGGGCTCAAGCACGCCGACAGCGCCCTCGCGTGGGGGCTCACGGTTGGTCTGGCGGTGGTCAGTCTGTGGCTGGCCTCCCGCGCCGTGCGCTATCTCCCCGCCAGCACCGTCTACACGGTGTTCGTCGGCATGGGCGCGGCGGGCACCGTGATCGCCGACTGGCTGCTGTTCGGGGTGGCGTTCCAGTGGCCGGTGCTGGGCTTTCTGGTGTTGCTGATGGTGGGCGTGATCGGGCTGCAGCAGGTGAGCGCATGA
- a CDS encoding multidrug efflux SMR transporter — MTLDITTWHWLALLASGACEIVGVSGFARVHRGQRASGVALLVMGFGCSLGLLSIAMRSIDMGVAYAIFTGIGTLGSTLLGMWLWGESRRPLRLAFVGLIVVAVVGLKLAS, encoded by the coding sequence ATGACGCTCGATATCACCACCTGGCACTGGCTGGCGCTGCTCGCCTCCGGCGCCTGCGAGATCGTCGGCGTGAGCGGCTTCGCGCGCGTGCATCGCGGCCAGCGTGCCAGCGGCGTGGCGCTGCTCGTGATGGGTTTCGGCTGCTCGCTGGGACTGTTGTCGATCGCCATGCGCTCGATCGACATGGGCGTGGCCTACGCCATCTTCACCGGCATTGGCACCCTCGGCAGCACGCTGCTGGGCATGTGGCTGTGGGGAGAGTCGCGCCGGCCGCTGCGGCTCGCCTTCGTCGGCCTGATCGTGGTCGCGGTGGTGGGGTTGAAGCTGGCGAGCTAG
- a CDS encoding putative urea ABC transporter substrate-binding protein codes for MTLRHAFLSLLTAASLAVTPAAFAQSRDHFSVCWSIYAGWMPWGYADTQGIVDKWAHKYGIDIDVVQVNDYIESVNQYTAGNVDGCAMTNMDALTLPAASGVDSTALIVNDYSDGNDGVVLKGSDDLADIKGRKVNLVQFSVSHYLLARALESVGLSERDIETVNTTDADIVSIFPHDDVQAVVTWNPQLSAIEQLDDAHLVYSSHQIPREILDLMVVNTDTLKANPDFGRALVGAWYEVMQKMAAGDEAALSQMAEAAGTDLAGYRHQLAATHLYTDPVEAASLLRGQALLETMRRVAEFSFKHGLLGEMAPNPGFVGIQNPSGVFGSADNIKLRFDPTYTEAYAASQK; via the coding sequence ATGACCCTACGCCACGCCTTCCTGAGCTTGCTCACCGCTGCCTCGCTGGCTGTGACCCCTGCCGCTTTCGCGCAGTCGCGCGATCACTTCTCGGTCTGCTGGTCTATCTACGCCGGCTGGATGCCCTGGGGCTATGCCGACACCCAGGGGATCGTCGACAAATGGGCCCACAAGTACGGTATCGACATCGATGTGGTGCAGGTCAACGACTACATCGAATCGGTCAATCAGTACACCGCCGGTAATGTCGACGGCTGTGCCATGACCAACATGGATGCCCTGACCCTGCCCGCCGCCAGCGGCGTCGACTCCACCGCGCTGATCGTCAATGACTACTCCGACGGCAACGATGGCGTCGTGCTCAAGGGCAGCGACGACCTCGCCGACATCAAGGGACGCAAGGTCAATCTGGTGCAGTTCAGCGTCTCGCACTATCTGCTGGCGCGGGCGCTGGAGAGCGTCGGGCTGAGCGAGCGCGACATCGAGACCGTCAACACCACGGATGCCGATATCGTCTCGATCTTCCCCCACGACGATGTCCAGGCGGTGGTGACCTGGAACCCCCAACTGAGCGCGATCGAGCAGCTCGATGACGCCCATCTGGTCTACAGCTCGCACCAGATCCCGCGTGAAATCCTCGATCTGATGGTGGTCAATACCGACACCCTGAAGGCCAATCCCGATTTCGGCCGGGCCCTGGTCGGTGCCTGGTACGAGGTGATGCAGAAGATGGCGGCTGGCGACGAGGCGGCGCTGTCGCAAATGGCCGAGGCCGCTGGTACCGATCTTGCCGGTTATCGCCATCAGCTCGCCGCTACCCACCTGTATACCGACCCTGTCGAAGCGGCTTCGCTGCTGCGCGGCCAGGCGCTGCTGGAGACCATGCGACGCGTCGCCGAATTCAGCTTCAAGCATGGCCTGCTGGGCGAGATGGCGCCCAATCCCGGCTTCGTCGGCATTCAGAACCCCAGCGGGGTGTTCGGGAGTGCGGACAACATCAAGCTGCGTTTCGATCCGACCTATACGGAAGCCTACGCCGCCTCGCAAAAGTGA
- a CDS encoding ABC transporter permease — protein sequence MKRLINIRPSRGGRWLLGALPFALLGLVYLGLSRARLAANPNERLLPAPTTMLETFHQLATEASVRTGTIPLWGDTLASLERLGLGVAISALIGLTIGLLTGGLPLLRAKLSPLVTVLSLVPPMAILPVLFIAFGTGEMAKVALIVIGVTPFLIRDLQSHALRLPDEQLIKAQTLGANSWQVLLRVLLPQLTPRLLASTRLALGSAWLFLIAAEAIAAQDGLGYRIFLVRRYLAMDVILPYVAWITLLAFLLDRALALVSQRAFPWYHAEEGDAS from the coding sequence ATGAAACGACTCATCAACATCCGGCCGTCGCGCGGCGGCCGCTGGCTGCTGGGGGCGCTTCCCTTTGCGCTGCTGGGCCTGGTCTACCTTGGCCTCTCCCGGGCCAGGCTCGCAGCCAATCCCAACGAGCGCCTGCTGCCGGCGCCCACCACCATGCTGGAGACCTTTCACCAGCTGGCGACCGAGGCCAGTGTGCGCACCGGCACCATTCCACTGTGGGGCGATACGCTGGCGAGTCTCGAGCGGCTGGGGCTCGGGGTCGCCATCAGCGCTCTGATCGGGTTGACGATCGGGCTGCTGACGGGCGGCCTGCCGCTGCTGCGGGCCAAGCTGTCGCCGCTGGTCACGGTGCTCTCGCTGGTGCCGCCGATGGCCATTCTGCCGGTGCTGTTCATCGCCTTCGGCACCGGCGAGATGGCCAAGGTGGCGCTGATCGTCATCGGCGTCACGCCGTTTCTGATTCGCGATCTGCAGAGCCATGCGCTGCGCCTGCCGGACGAACAGCTGATCAAGGCGCAGACCCTGGGCGCCAACTCCTGGCAGGTCCTGCTGCGGGTCCTGCTGCCCCAGCTCACGCCGCGCCTGCTCGCCTCGACCCGGCTGGCGTTGGGCAGCGCCTGGCTGTTTTTGATCGCGGCCGAAGCGATCGCCGCCCAGGATGGGCTGGGCTATCGCATCTTCCTGGTGCGCCGCTATCTGGCCATGGATGTGATCCTGCCCTACGTGGCCTGGATCACGCTGCTGGCGTTCCTCCTCGACCGCGCTCTGGCACTGGTTTCGCAGCGCGCCTTTCCCTGGTACCACGCCGAGGAGGGCGACGCGTCATGA
- a CDS encoding ABC transporter ATP-binding protein, giving the protein MSQTERQPALLEAQHLEKRYGDQLVLERLSFRVECGEFVTLVGASGCGKTTFLKLLLGTERISRGSLRLDGRPLPDEPGPDRGVVFQKYSVFPHLSVLGNVTMAEELARSPLLGKLYGVARRRARDNAVARLTEVGLAGALEKYPHELSGGMQQRLAIAQALMMKPRILLLDEPFGALDPGIRQDMHALITRLWREQQLTIFMITHDVKEAFALGTRLWVFDKVRHDPQAPNAYGATITYDLPVGAQQRPPEALVERLDATGRFHPTSQETLT; this is encoded by the coding sequence ATGAGTCAGACAGAGAGACAGCCCGCGCTGCTGGAAGCGCAGCACCTGGAGAAGCGCTACGGCGATCAGCTGGTGCTCGAGCGCTTGAGCTTCCGCGTCGAGTGCGGTGAGTTCGTCACCCTGGTCGGCGCTTCAGGCTGTGGCAAGACCACCTTCCTCAAGCTGCTGCTGGGCACCGAGCGCATCTCGCGCGGCAGCCTGCGTCTGGATGGCCGCCCGCTGCCCGACGAACCCGGCCCGGATCGCGGGGTGGTGTTCCAGAAGTACTCGGTGTTCCCGCACCTCAGTGTGCTCGGCAACGTGACCATGGCCGAGGAGCTCGCCCGTTCGCCGCTGCTGGGCAAGCTCTACGGTGTGGCCCGCCGGCGAGCCCGCGACAACGCCGTCGCCAGACTCACGGAGGTGGGGCTGGCCGGTGCGCTGGAGAAGTACCCGCACGAGCTTTCAGGCGGCATGCAGCAGCGTCTGGCGATCGCCCAGGCGCTGATGATGAAGCCGCGCATCCTGCTCCTCGACGAGCCCTTTGGCGCGCTGGACCCCGGTATCCGCCAGGACATGCACGCTCTGATCACGCGGCTGTGGCGCGAGCAGCAGTTGACCATCTTCATGATCACCCACGACGTCAAAGAGGCTTTCGCGCTGGGCACCCGGTTATGGGTGTTCGACAAGGTCCGCCACGACCCCCAGGCGCCCAACGCCTATGGCGCCACCATCACCTACGACCTGCCGGTCGGGGCGCAGCAGCGCCCGCCCGAGGCGCTCGTCGAGCGTCTCGATGCCACCGGCCGCTTTCACCCGACCTCCCAGGAGACGCTGACATGA
- a CDS encoding urea amidolyase associated protein UAAP1 has product MSTHSGDDARYTTYLPGGHHWSLRLRRGTTLTLTAREADTNVGLLCYNPENLLERLNLPDTLKAQHTFKLTRGHCLYSDMGRIFASIVADDLGWHDSVGGNLMPHHLLAKGWQSVSYQQAHNAWTRTGYDSFLVELAKYGLGRRDMAANLNLFSRVESDAQGRLRYVPGHCQPGASVTLRLEMDTLVILHTCPHPLDPSPDYPHRGVEIALGTAPAPTEDDICYRSRPENARGFANNRLYHLGL; this is encoded by the coding sequence ATGAGTACCCACTCCGGCGACGACGCGCGCTATACCACGTACCTCCCCGGTGGCCACCACTGGTCGCTGCGCCTGCGCCGCGGCACCACGCTGACGCTGACGGCCCGCGAGGCCGACACCAACGTCGGTCTGCTCTGCTACAACCCCGAGAATCTGCTCGAACGTCTCAATCTGCCGGATACGCTGAAAGCCCAGCACACCTTCAAGCTGACCCGCGGCCACTGCCTCTACTCCGACATGGGGCGCATCTTCGCCTCGATCGTCGCCGACGATCTGGGCTGGCACGACAGCGTCGGCGGCAACCTGATGCCGCACCACCTGCTCGCCAAGGGCTGGCAGTCGGTCAGCTATCAACAGGCGCACAACGCCTGGACTCGCACCGGCTACGACAGCTTCCTGGTCGAGCTGGCCAAGTACGGTCTCGGCCGGCGCGACATGGCCGCCAACCTCAACCTGTTCTCGCGGGTGGAGAGCGATGCCCAGGGGCGCCTGCGCTATGTCCCGGGGCACTGTCAGCCCGGCGCCAGCGTCACCCTGCGCCTGGAGATGGACACGCTGGTGATCCTGCACACCTGCCCGCATCCGCTCGATCCCAGCCCCGACTATCCACACCGCGGCGTGGAGATCGCGCTGGGGACCGCGCCGGCGCCCACCGAGGACGACATCTGCTACCGCTCGCGGCCGGAGAACGCCCGTGGCTTCGCCAACAACCGCCTCTATCACCTCGGCCTGTAA
- a CDS encoding urea amidolyase associated protein UAAP2, whose protein sequence is MIIESNQRPENAVSRTTVEAGDHYIGIVRAGQTLRLLDLEGNQAADTLFFNAHDTAERYSAMDTLREQGEVYLSAGSKLRSNEGRVLLTITADTCGRHDTLGGACASESNTVRYDLEKRHMHSCRDNWMQAIADHPEYGLTKRDITHNINFFMNVPVTEEGGLTFEDGISAPGKYVEMVAEMDVVVLISNCPQLNNPCNGYDPTPIELLIWD, encoded by the coding sequence ATGATCATCGAGAGTAACCAGCGCCCCGAGAACGCCGTCAGCCGCACCACGGTCGAGGCCGGCGATCACTATATCGGCATCGTCCGCGCCGGCCAGACCCTGCGGCTGCTCGACCTGGAGGGCAACCAGGCTGCGGACACGCTGTTCTTCAACGCCCACGACACCGCCGAGCGCTATAGCGCCATGGACACCCTGCGCGAGCAGGGCGAGGTCTACCTGAGCGCTGGCTCGAAGCTGCGCTCCAATGAGGGCCGGGTACTGCTGACCATCACCGCCGACACCTGCGGTCGTCACGACACCCTGGGCGGGGCCTGTGCCAGCGAGAGCAACACCGTGCGCTACGACCTGGAGAAGCGCCACATGCACTCGTGCCGCGACAACTGGATGCAGGCGATTGCCGACCACCCCGAGTACGGCCTGACCAAGCGCGACATTACCCACAACATCAACTTCTTCATGAACGTTCCGGTGACCGAAGAGGGGGGGCTGACCTTCGAGGATGGCATCTCGGCGCCGGGCAAGTACGTGGAGATGGTCGCCGAGATGGACGTGGTGGTGCTGATCTCCAACTGCCCGCAGCTCAACAACCCGTGCAATGGGTATGACCCGACGCCGATCGAGCTGCTGATCTGGGATTAG
- the uca gene encoding urea carboxylase: protein MFRKVLIANRGAIAARIQRTLVRLGIGSVVVYAEADRDAPYVFAADEAYSLGEGGAADTYLAIDKLIDIARRSGAEAVHPGYGFLSENTHFIQACEAAGLVFLGPTPEQIRDFGLKHAARALAECAGVPLVPGSGLLDDLEAARREAARIGYPVMLKSTAGGGGIGMQVCADASELERAFDSVRGLGERNFGDAGVFVEAYIARARHLEVQLFGDGQGKVVALGERDCSTQRRHQKVIEECPAPDLPQAVRRELHATAVRLGEAVDYRNAGTVEFIYDAERERFYFLEVNTRLQVEHGVTEAVWGVDLVEWMIRLGAGELAPLETLIRELEPRGHAIQARLYAEDPSHDFRPSAGLLTEVVFPEAPGLRVDHAIEAGLEVSALFDPMLAKVIVHADDRDTARTRLADALAGASVYGFETNRTWLSHVLRDARFRDAELHTRWLVDLAWTPPAIEVLTAGTLTTIQDYPGRQGHWDVGVPPSGPFDDWSFRLGNRLLDNPADAAGLEITLTGPALRFHRATQIALTGCELSADLDGEPVAFWQVLEIPAGATLTLGKARAGARAYLLVRGGIDCPRYLGSRSTFTLGQFGGHAGRALRSGDMLALSALAPTAPRILLEALRPCFGGADAPVRDIAVLYGPHGAPDFFTEADIDTLFAHEWEVHYNSSRTGVRLIGPRPEWARADGGEAGLHPSNIHDNAYAFGTIDFTGDMPVILGPDGPSLGGFVCPATVVRAERWKLGQLTAGDRVRFVPVDLATARALEARQQAQLAALSGGDTEALIAERGSPVLREVAAASAGERLVYRRAGDDFLLVEFGAMELDIALRFRAHAWMLWLRDNPLPGLRELTPGIRSLQIHYEPDELDLGELLTHLERAEEELRDVASLEVEARTVNLPLSWDDPACQEAIDKYQRSVRPDAPWCPSNLEFIRRINALDSIEQVREIVFDARYLVMGLGDVYLGAPVATPLDPAQRLVTTKYNPARTWTAENSVGIGGAYLCVYGMEGPGGYQFVGRTLQMWNRYRRTEHFDNPWLLRFFDQLRFFEVSHEELLRIRRDFPHGRYPLEIERTRFRLADYQAEIDAHAERIDRFRERREAAFQQEMAAWRANGQFTFEDQAPEAGEATKLDGDESGVDSPVTGSLWKLMVNVGDVVTPGQVVALVESMKMEVEITAREAGKVTRLPLSEGGAVAPGQPIVILEQSAHQETSA, encoded by the coding sequence ATGTTCCGTAAAGTTCTGATCGCCAATCGCGGGGCCATCGCCGCGCGTATTCAGCGCACGCTCGTGCGCCTGGGTATCGGCTCGGTGGTGGTCTACGCCGAAGCCGACCGCGACGCGCCCTATGTGTTCGCCGCCGACGAGGCCTACTCCCTCGGTGAGGGCGGCGCCGCCGATACCTATCTCGCCATCGACAAGCTGATCGATATCGCTCGACGCAGTGGCGCCGAGGCGGTGCACCCCGGTTACGGCTTTCTCTCCGAGAACACTCACTTCATCCAGGCCTGTGAGGCGGCCGGGCTGGTCTTTCTCGGCCCCACCCCCGAGCAGATTCGCGACTTCGGCCTGAAGCACGCGGCGAGGGCGCTGGCCGAATGCGCCGGGGTGCCGCTGGTGCCTGGTTCCGGGCTGCTCGACGATCTCGAGGCGGCCCGGCGGGAGGCTGCACGCATCGGCTACCCGGTGATGCTCAAGTCCACCGCCGGCGGCGGCGGCATCGGCATGCAGGTATGCGCCGATGCCAGCGAGCTCGAGCGCGCCTTCGACTCGGTACGTGGCCTCGGTGAGCGCAACTTCGGCGATGCCGGCGTCTTTGTCGAGGCCTACATCGCCCGGGCGCGGCATTTGGAGGTCCAACTGTTCGGCGACGGCCAGGGTAAGGTCGTGGCGCTGGGGGAGCGCGACTGCTCCACCCAGCGCCGCCATCAGAAGGTGATCGAGGAGTGCCCGGCACCCGATCTGCCACAGGCCGTGCGGCGTGAACTGCACGCCACCGCCGTGCGCCTGGGAGAGGCCGTCGACTATCGCAATGCCGGCACCGTGGAGTTCATCTACGATGCGGAGCGCGAGCGTTTCTATTTCCTCGAGGTCAACACCCGCCTGCAGGTCGAGCACGGTGTCACCGAGGCCGTCTGGGGCGTCGATCTCGTCGAGTGGATGATTCGCCTCGGCGCCGGCGAGCTGGCGCCGCTCGAGACGCTGATCCGCGAACTCGAGCCGCGCGGCCATGCCATCCAGGCACGTCTCTACGCCGAGGACCCGAGTCACGATTTTCGGCCCAGCGCCGGTCTGCTCACCGAGGTCGTCTTCCCCGAGGCGCCGGGGCTGCGCGTCGATCACGCCATCGAGGCGGGGCTGGAGGTCTCGGCGCTGTTCGATCCGATGCTGGCCAAGGTGATCGTCCACGCCGACGATCGCGACACCGCCCGCACGCGCCTGGCCGACGCCCTGGCGGGTGCCAGCGTCTACGGCTTCGAGACCAACCGCACCTGGCTGTCCCATGTGCTGCGGGATGCCCGCTTCCGTGATGCCGAGCTGCACACCCGCTGGCTGGTCGATCTCGCCTGGACACCGCCGGCCATCGAGGTGCTCACCGCCGGCACGCTGACCACGATTCAGGACTACCCCGGACGCCAGGGCCACTGGGATGTGGGGGTGCCCCCCTCGGGCCCCTTCGACGACTGGTCGTTTCGTCTTGGTAACCGCCTGCTCGACAACCCGGCCGATGCGGCGGGGCTGGAGATCACCCTGACCGGCCCGGCGCTGCGCTTCCACCGTGCCACCCAGATCGCGCTCACCGGCTGCGAGCTGTCCGCCGATCTCGACGGCGAGCCGGTGGCCTTCTGGCAGGTGCTGGAGATCCCCGCCGGCGCTACCCTGACCCTGGGCAAGGCGCGTGCCGGCGCGCGTGCCTACCTGCTGGTACGCGGTGGCATCGACTGCCCGCGCTATCTCGGCTCGCGCAGCACCTTCACCCTGGGCCAGTTCGGCGGCCATGCCGGCCGCGCGTTGCGCAGCGGCGACATGCTGGCCCTGTCCGCGCTGGCGCCCACCGCGCCACGCATTCTGCTCGAGGCGCTCAGGCCCTGCTTCGGCGGTGCCGACGCCCCGGTGCGTGACATTGCCGTGCTCTATGGCCCGCACGGGGCGCCGGATTTCTTCACCGAGGCGGATATCGACACGCTCTTCGCCCACGAGTGGGAAGTGCACTACAACTCCAGCCGCACCGGGGTGCGCCTGATCGGCCCGCGCCCCGAGTGGGCACGGGCCGACGGCGGCGAGGCCGGGCTGCACCCGTCGAACATCCATGACAACGCCTACGCCTTCGGCACCATCGACTTCACCGGCGACATGCCGGTGATCCTCGGCCCGGATGGCCCCTCGCTGGGTGGCTTCGTCTGCCCGGCGACGGTGGTGCGCGCCGAGCGCTGGAAACTCGGCCAGCTCACCGCCGGTGATCGTGTGCGCTTCGTGCCGGTGGATCTGGCCACCGCCCGCGCCCTCGAGGCGCGCCAGCAGGCCCAGCTGGCAGCGCTGAGCGGTGGCGACACCGAGGCCTTGATCGCGGAGCGCGGCAGCCCGGTGCTGCGCGAGGTGGCGGCCGCAAGTGCCGGCGAACGGCTCGTCTACCGGCGCGCCGGCGACGACTTCCTGCTGGTCGAGTTCGGCGCCATGGAGCTCGACATCGCGCTGCGCTTCCGCGCCCACGCCTGGATGTTGTGGCTGCGCGACAACCCGCTGCCCGGCCTGCGGGAACTCACCCCGGGCATCCGCTCGCTGCAGATTCACTACGAGCCCGACGAACTCGACCTGGGTGAGCTGCTGACGCATCTCGAACGTGCCGAGGAGGAACTGCGCGATGTGGCGTCGCTGGAGGTCGAAGCGCGCACCGTGAACCTGCCGCTCTCCTGGGACGACCCCGCTTGCCAGGAAGCGATCGACAAGTACCAGCGCAGCGTGCGCCCGGACGCGCCTTGGTGTCCCAGCAATCTGGAGTTCATCCGCCGCATCAATGCGCTCGACAGCATCGAGCAGGTCCGCGAGATCGTATTCGACGCCCGCTATCTGGTGATGGGTCTGGGCGACGTCTATCTCGGCGCCCCGGTGGCCACCCCGCTCGATCCGGCCCAGCGCCTGGTCACCACCAAGTACAACCCGGCGCGCACCTGGACGGCGGAGAACTCGGTGGGCATCGGCGGGGCCTACCTGTGCGTCTATGGCATGGAGGGCCCCGGTGGCTATCAGTTCGTCGGGCGCACCCTGCAGATGTGGAACCGCTATCGTCGCACCGAGCACTTCGACAACCCCTGGCTGCTGCGTTTCTTCGATCAGCTGCGCTTCTTCGAGGTGAGCCATGAGGAGTTGCTGCGCATCCGCCGTGACTTCCCCCACGGGCGCTATCCGCTCGAGATCGAGCGCACGCGCTTCCGGCTCGCCGACTACCAGGCCGAGATCGATGCCCACGCCGAGCGCATAGACCGCTTCCGTGAACGCCGCGAGGCCGCTTTCCAGCAGGAGATGGCTGCCTGGCGTGCCAACGGCCAGTTCACCTTCGAGGACCAGGCGCCGGAGGCCGGCGAAGCCACAAAGCTCGACGGCGACGAGTCGGGCGTCGACAGCCCGGTCACCGGCAGTCTGTGGAAGCTGATGGTCAACGTCGGCGATGTGGTCACGCCCGGCCAGGTCGTTGCCCTGGTCGAATCGATGAAGATGGAGGTCGAGATCACCGCCCGCGAGGCGGGCAAGGTGACCCGCTTACCGCTGAGCGAGGGCGGCGCCGTCGCCCCGGGTCAGCCGATCGTGATTCTCGAACAGAGCGCCCACCAGGAGACCTCGGCATGA